From Streptomyces griseorubiginosus, one genomic window encodes:
- a CDS encoding DUF6912 family protein → MRVYVPLTLPGLAEAYKTGELGAEPLLAYAVTPALREWYLSDDIEELEYAALNRAALASLRLLAADAGAVRRRVVVAVDVADGAAVADPDRALDPAALGEVRVSGTVKLAKAAAVHVDSDDAEEDVTAAVDALEAADGGDDDAQFVVDGAEDHELLWYATQEIPNLVGWGG, encoded by the coding sequence ATGCGCGTCTACGTCCCCCTGACCCTCCCCGGTCTCGCCGAGGCGTACAAGACGGGTGAGCTGGGGGCCGAGCCGCTCCTCGCCTACGCCGTCACACCCGCCCTGCGTGAGTGGTACCTCTCCGACGACATCGAGGAACTGGAGTACGCGGCGCTGAACCGGGCCGCGCTCGCCTCGCTGCGGCTGCTCGCGGCGGACGCCGGAGCCGTACGGCGCCGGGTCGTGGTGGCCGTGGACGTGGCCGACGGGGCCGCGGTCGCCGACCCCGACCGGGCGCTGGACCCCGCGGCGCTCGGTGAGGTGCGGGTCTCCGGGACGGTGAAGCTGGCCAAGGCCGCGGCGGTCCACGTCGACTCGGACGACGCGGAGGAGGACGTCACCGCCGCCGTGGACGCGCTGGAGGCGGCGGACGGCGGGGACGACGACGCGCAGTTCGTCGTGGACGGGGCCGAGGACCACGAGTTGCTGTGGTATGCGACGCAGGAGATTCCCAACCTGGTGGGATGGGGCGGCTGA
- a CDS encoding HAD family hydrolase, with the protein MGMLTGAHIVWDWNGTLFHDNDAIIGATNAAFGELGLAPITMEQYRALYCVPVPKFYERLLGRLPTDAEWEVMDETFHRYYAEHRVACRLTDGAVELLTGWGAAGRSQSILSMYVHDELVPLVRGFGIEAHFLRVDGRTGPSGGSKAEHMERHLAALVGVDAARTVVIGDAADDAVAAMRVGARAVLYTGGSHSRASLEGVGVPVVDTLAEAVAEAERIAG; encoded by the coding sequence ATGGGGATGCTGACAGGGGCGCACATCGTCTGGGACTGGAACGGCACGCTGTTCCACGACAACGACGCGATCATCGGGGCGACGAACGCGGCGTTCGGTGAGCTGGGGCTGGCGCCGATCACGATGGAGCAGTACCGGGCGCTGTACTGCGTGCCGGTGCCGAAGTTCTACGAGCGGTTGCTGGGGCGGCTGCCCACCGATGCCGAGTGGGAGGTCATGGACGAGACCTTCCATCGGTACTACGCCGAGCACCGGGTGGCGTGCCGGCTGACCGACGGGGCGGTGGAGCTGCTGACGGGGTGGGGAGCGGCCGGACGCAGCCAGTCGATCCTCAGCATGTACGTGCATGACGAACTGGTGCCGTTGGTGCGCGGGTTCGGGATCGAGGCGCACTTCCTGCGGGTGGACGGGCGGACCGGGCCCTCGGGGGGCAGCAAGGCGGAGCACATGGAGCGGCACCTCGCCGCGCTGGTGGGGGTGGACGCTGCACGGACCGTGGTGATCGGGGACGCCGCGGATGACGCGGTGGCGGCGATGCGGGTGGGGGCGCGGGCTGTGCTGTACACGGGGGGATCGCACAGTCGGGCCAGTCTTGAGGGGGTGGGGGTGCCGGTGGTGGACACCCTGGCGGAGGCGGTGGCGGAGGCTGAGCGCATAGCGGGGTGA
- a CDS encoding NAD-glutamate dehydrogenase — MQTKLDEAKAELLERAARVAENSPVGGHLPTGTTDEDTPRTPDTPDSETVLAFLQRYYLHTAPEDLTDRDPIDVYGAALSHFRLGETRPQGTANVRVHTPTVEENGWTCTHSVVEVVTDDMPFLVDSVTNELTRQGRGIHVVIHPQVVVRRDLTGRLIEILTVPPAGDLPHDAHTESWIHVEIDRETDRGDLKQITADLLRVLSDVREAVEDWEKMRDAALRMADELPAEPVASDLRDMEIDEARELLRWLADDHFTFLGYREYQLREDDSLAAVPGTGLGILRSDPHHAGEEGHPVSPSFERLPADARAKAREHNLLVLTKANSRATVHRPSYLDYIGVKKFDAAGNVVGERRFLGLFSSAAYTESVRRVPVIRRKVDEVLERAGFSPNSHDGRDLLQILETYPRDELFQTPADELESIATSVLYLQERRRLRLYLRQDEYGRYYSALVYLPRDRYTTGVRLRIIDILKEELDGISVDFTAWNTESILSRLHFVVRVPQGTELPQLSDSDKERIETRLVEAARSWADGFAEALNAELGEERAAELSRRYGNAFPEGYKADHTPRSAVADLVHIEKLTEAGAEGGADGHDFALSLYEPVGSAPEERRFKIYRKGDAISLSAVLPVLTRLGVEVTDERPYELRCSDRSVAWIYDFGLRMPKSQNGGGDYLGDDGRERFQEAFAATWTGKAENDGFNALVLSAGLSWRQAMVLRAYAKYLRQAGSTFSQDYMEDTLRHNVHTTRLLVSLFEARMSPDRQRAGHELVDALLEELDAALDQVASLDEDRILRSFLTVIKATLRTNFFQEAAGGKPHDYVSMKFDPQAIPDLPAPRPAFEIWVYSPRVEGVHLRFGKVARGGLRWSDRREDFRTEILGLVKAQMVKNTVIVPVGAKGGFVAKQLPDPSVDRDAWLAEGIGSYKTFISALLDITDNMVAGEVVPPADVVRHDEDDTYLVVAADKGTATFSDIANGVAESYNFWLGDAFASGGSAGYDHKGMGITARGAWESVKRHFRELDVDTQSEDFTVVGIGDMSGDVFGNGMLLSEHIRLVAAFDHRHIFLDPKPDAATSYAERRRIFELPRSSWADYNTELISTGGGIFPRTAKSIPVNAHVREALGIEDKVTKMTPADLMKAILKAPVDLLWNGGIGTYVKASTETHTDVGDKANDPIRVDGADLRVKVVGEGGNLGLTQLGRIEFALHGGKINTDAIDNSAGVDTSDHEVNIKILLNGLVTEGDMTVKQRNKLLAEMTDEVGRLVLRNNYAQNTAIANALAQSKDMLHAQQRFMKHLVREGHLDRALEFLPTDRQIRERLAQGQGLTSPETAVLLAYTKITVADELLHTGLPDDPYLRTLLHAYFPTALREQFPEHIDSHPLHREITTTVLVNDTVNTGGTTYLHRLREETGASLEEIVRAQTVARAIFRSGVVWDGVESLDNRVEAAVQTRIRLHSRRLVERGTRWLLNNRPQPLQLAETVEFFGDRVELVWSQLPKLLRGADLEWYQKIYDELSGAGVPDELATRVAGFSSAFPTLDIVSVADRMGRDPMDVAEVYYDLADRLHITQLMDRIIELPRADRWQSMARASIREDLYAAHSALTADVLAVGNGTSTPEQRFKAWEEKNAAILGRARVTLEEIQGSDAFDLANLSVAMRTMRTLLRQHS, encoded by the coding sequence ATGCAGACCAAGCTGGACGAAGCAAAGGCCGAGCTGCTCGAGAGGGCCGCCCGGGTAGCTGAGAACAGCCCGGTCGGGGGGCACCTACCGACTGGGACGACCGACGAGGACACTCCCCGCACCCCGGACACCCCGGACAGCGAGACCGTGCTCGCGTTCCTCCAGCGCTACTACCTGCACACCGCTCCGGAAGACCTCACGGACCGCGACCCGATCGACGTCTACGGCGCCGCCCTCTCCCACTTCCGGCTGGGCGAGACCCGCCCGCAGGGCACGGCCAACGTGCGGGTCCACACGCCGACCGTGGAGGAGAACGGGTGGACGTGCACCCACTCGGTCGTCGAGGTGGTCACCGACGACATGCCCTTCCTCGTCGACTCCGTCACCAATGAACTGACCCGGCAGGGACGCGGCATCCATGTCGTGATCCACCCCCAGGTCGTCGTCCGCCGCGACCTCACCGGCAGGCTGATCGAGATCCTCACCGTGCCGCCGGCCGGTGACCTCCCGCACGACGCGCACACCGAGTCCTGGATCCACGTCGAGATCGACCGCGAGACCGACCGCGGGGACCTGAAGCAGATCACCGCCGATCTGCTGCGCGTCCTGTCCGATGTCCGCGAGGCCGTCGAGGACTGGGAGAAGATGCGGGACGCGGCCCTGCGGATGGCCGACGAACTGCCCGCCGAGCCCGTGGCCAGCGATCTGCGCGACATGGAGATCGACGAGGCCCGCGAGCTGCTGCGCTGGCTGGCCGACGACCACTTCACCTTCCTCGGCTACCGGGAGTACCAGCTCCGCGAGGACGACTCCCTCGCGGCCGTCCCCGGCACCGGCCTCGGCATCCTGCGCTCCGACCCGCACCACGCCGGGGAGGAGGGCCACCCGGTCAGCCCGTCCTTCGAGCGGCTGCCCGCCGACGCGCGCGCCAAGGCCCGTGAGCACAACCTCCTCGTGCTGACCAAGGCCAACAGCCGGGCGACCGTGCACCGGCCGTCGTACCTCGACTACATCGGTGTCAAGAAGTTCGACGCGGCCGGCAATGTCGTCGGCGAGCGGCGTTTCCTCGGTCTGTTCTCCTCCGCCGCCTACACCGAATCGGTGCGCCGGGTTCCGGTCATCCGGCGCAAGGTCGACGAGGTGCTGGAGCGGGCGGGCTTCTCGCCCAACAGCCACGACGGCCGCGACCTGCTCCAGATCCTGGAGACCTACCCGCGCGACGAGCTCTTCCAGACCCCCGCCGACGAGCTGGAGTCGATCGCCACCTCCGTCCTGTACCTCCAGGAGCGGCGGCGGCTGCGTCTGTACCTGCGCCAGGACGAGTACGGCCGCTACTACTCGGCCCTCGTCTACCTGCCCCGCGACCGCTACACCACCGGCGTGCGCCTGAGGATCATCGACATCCTCAAGGAGGAACTCGACGGCATCAGCGTCGACTTCACCGCCTGGAACACCGAGTCGATCCTGTCCCGGCTGCACTTCGTGGTCCGGGTCCCGCAGGGCACCGAGCTGCCGCAGCTCAGTGACAGCGACAAGGAGCGCATCGAGACCCGGCTGGTCGAGGCCGCCCGTTCCTGGGCCGACGGTTTCGCCGAGGCGCTCAACGCCGAGCTCGGCGAGGAGCGCGCCGCGGAGCTGTCGCGCCGCTACGGCAACGCCTTCCCCGAGGGCTACAAGGCCGACCACACCCCGCGCTCCGCGGTCGCCGACCTCGTCCACATCGAGAAGCTCACCGAGGCCGGGGCCGAGGGCGGGGCCGACGGCCACGACTTCGCCCTGAGCCTGTACGAGCCGGTCGGTTCCGCCCCCGAGGAGCGCCGCTTCAAGATCTACCGCAAGGGTGACGCCATCTCCCTGTCCGCGGTGCTGCCGGTCCTCACCCGGCTCGGCGTCGAGGTCACGGACGAGCGGCCGTACGAACTGCGCTGCTCGGACCGCAGCGTGGCCTGGATCTACGACTTCGGCCTGCGCATGCCCAAGTCGCAGAACGGCGGCGGCGACTACCTCGGCGACGACGGCCGTGAGCGCTTCCAGGAGGCCTTCGCCGCCACCTGGACCGGCAAGGCGGAGAACGACGGCTTCAACGCCCTGGTGCTGAGCGCCGGGCTCAGCTGGCGTCAGGCGATGGTGCTGCGGGCGTACGCCAAGTACCTGCGCCAGGCCGGTTCGACGTTCTCGCAGGACTACATGGAGGACACCCTCCGCCACAACGTCCACACCACCCGGCTGCTCGTCTCCCTGTTCGAGGCGCGGATGTCGCCGGACCGCCAGCGCGCCGGCCACGAACTCGTCGACGCCCTCCTGGAGGAGCTCGACGCGGCGCTCGACCAGGTCGCGAGCCTGGACGAGGACCGGATCCTCAGGTCCTTCCTGACCGTCATCAAGGCGACCCTGCGCACCAACTTCTTCCAGGAGGCCGCGGGCGGCAAGCCGCACGACTACGTCTCCATGAAGTTCGACCCGCAGGCCATCCCGGACCTGCCGGCCCCGCGCCCCGCGTTCGAGATCTGGGTGTACTCGCCGCGCGTCGAGGGCGTGCACCTGCGCTTCGGCAAGGTCGCGCGCGGCGGCCTGCGCTGGTCCGACCGGCGGGAGGACTTCCGCACCGAGATCCTCGGCCTGGTCAAGGCGCAGATGGTGAAGAACACCGTCATCGTGCCGGTCGGCGCCAAGGGCGGCTTCGTCGCCAAGCAGCTCCCGGACCCGAGCGTGGACCGGGACGCGTGGCTGGCCGAGGGCATCGGCAGCTACAAGACGTTCATCTCGGCGCTCCTCGACATCACCGACAACATGGTCGCCGGTGAGGTCGTCCCGCCCGCCGACGTCGTACGGCACGACGAGGACGACACCTACCTGGTCGTCGCCGCCGACAAGGGCACCGCCACCTTCTCCGACATCGCCAACGGGGTCGCGGAGTCGTACAACTTCTGGCTCGGTGACGCCTTCGCCTCCGGCGGCTCGGCCGGCTACGACCACAAGGGCATGGGCATCACCGCCCGCGGCGCCTGGGAGTCCGTCAAGCGGCACTTCCGCGAACTGGACGTCGACACCCAGTCCGAGGACTTCACCGTCGTCGGCATCGGCGACATGTCCGGTGACGTGTTCGGCAACGGCATGCTGCTCTCCGAGCACATCCGGCTGGTCGCCGCCTTCGACCACCGGCACATCTTCCTCGACCCGAAGCCCGACGCGGCCACCTCCTACGCCGAGCGCCGCCGCATCTTCGAGCTGCCGAGGTCCAGCTGGGCCGACTACAACACGGAGCTGATCTCGACCGGCGGCGGCATCTTCCCCCGTACCGCCAAGTCCATCCCCGTCAACGCCCACGTCCGCGAAGCCCTCGGCATCGAGGACAAGGTCACCAAGATGACCCCGGCCGACCTGATGAAGGCCATCCTCAAGGCGCCGGTGGACCTGCTGTGGAACGGCGGCATCGGCACCTATGTGAAGGCCTCCACCGAGACCCACACGGACGTCGGCGACAAGGCCAACGACCCGATCCGCGTCGACGGCGCCGACCTGCGCGTCAAGGTCGTCGGCGAGGGCGGCAACCTGGGCCTGACCCAGCTCGGCCGGATCGAGTTCGCGCTGCACGGCGGCAAGATCAACACCGACGCCATCGACAACAGCGCCGGCGTGGACACCTCCGACCACGAGGTGAACATCAAGATCCTGCTCAACGGCCTGGTCACCGAAGGCGACATGACGGTCAAGCAGCGCAACAAGCTGCTCGCCGAGATGACCGACGAGGTCGGCCGCCTGGTCCTGCGCAACAACTACGCGCAGAACACCGCCATCGCCAACGCGCTCGCCCAGTCCAAGGACATGCTCCACGCCCAGCAGCGCTTCATGAAGCACCTGGTGCGCGAGGGCCACCTCGACCGGGCCCTGGAGTTCCTGCCCACCGACCGCCAGATCCGCGAACGCCTCGCCCAGGGCCAGGGCCTGACCAGCCCGGAGACCGCGGTCCTGCTGGCGTACACGAAGATCACGGTCGCCGACGAACTCCTGCACACCGGCCTGCCGGACGACCCGTACCTGCGCACCCTGCTGCACGCGTACTTCCCGACCGCGCTGCGCGAGCAGTTCCCCGAGCACATCGACAGCCACCCGCTGCACCGCGAGATCACCACCACCGTCCTGGTCAACGACACGGTCAACACCGGCGGTACGACCTATCTGCACCGCCTGCGCGAGGAGACCGGAGCGTCCCTGGAGGAGATCGTCCGGGCGCAGACCGTGGCCCGCGCGATCTTCCGCTCCGGCGTGGTCTGGGACGGCGTCGAGTCCCTCGACAACCGCGTCGAGGCCGCCGTGCAGACCCGGATCCGGCTGCACTCGCGGCGCCTGGTCGAGCGCGGCACGCGCTGGCTGCTCAACAACCGGCCGCAGCCGCTCCAGCTCGCCGAGACCGTCGAGTTCTTCGGCGACCGCGTCGAACTGGTGTGGTCGCAGCTGCCGAAGCTGCTGCGGGGCGCGGACCTGGAGTGGTACCAGAAGATCTACGACGAGCTGAGCGGCGCCGGTGTGCCGGACGAACTCGCCACCCGCGTGGCCGGGTTCTCCTCCGCCTTCCCGACGCTGGACATCGTCTCGGTGGCCGACCGCATGGGCCGCGACCCGATGGACGTCGCCGAGGTCTACTACGACCTCGCCGACCGGCTCCACATCACCCAGCTCATGGACCGCATCATCGAGCTGCCCCGCGCCGACCGCTGGCAGTCCATGGCCCGCGCGTCGATCCGCGAGGACCTCTACGCGGCCCACTCGGCCCTGACGGCCGACGTCCTCGCGGTCGGCAACGGCACCTCGACGCCCGAACAGCGCTTCAAGGCATGGGAGGAGAAGAACGCCGCCATCCTCGGCCGGGCGCGCGTCACCCTGGAGGAGATCCAGGGCTCGGACGCCTTCGACCTCGCCAACCTCTCGGTGGCGATGCGCACCATGAGGACGCTGCTGCGACAGCACTCGTAA
- a CDS encoding ABC transporter ATP-binding protein: MADIENDQIPTVVVDGVDIVYRVNGTGAGKGSATAALNRMLRRGQAEKAAGVRKVHAVKNVSFVAYKGEAIGLIGTNGSGKSTLLKAVAGLLPVENGRIYTDGQPSLLGVNAALMNDLTGERNVYLGGLAMGMSREQVRDRYQEIVDFSGINEKGDFITLPMRTYSSGMAARLRFSIAAAKDHDVLLIDEALATGDRSFQKRSEDRIRELRKHAGTVFLVSHSNKSIRDTCDRVLWLERGELRMDGPTDEVLAAYEDFTGGPDKAKPQPRVAA; encoded by the coding sequence GTGGCTGACATCGAGAACGACCAGATCCCCACCGTCGTCGTCGACGGCGTCGACATCGTCTACCGCGTCAACGGCACCGGCGCCGGCAAGGGATCCGCCACCGCCGCCCTCAACCGCATGCTGCGCCGGGGGCAGGCCGAGAAGGCGGCGGGCGTACGCAAGGTGCACGCGGTCAAGAACGTCTCCTTCGTCGCCTACAAGGGCGAGGCCATCGGCCTGATCGGCACCAACGGCTCCGGCAAGTCGACGCTGCTGAAGGCGGTCGCGGGCCTGCTCCCGGTCGAGAACGGCCGTATCTACACCGACGGCCAGCCCTCCCTGCTCGGCGTGAACGCGGCCCTGATGAACGACCTCACCGGCGAGCGCAACGTCTACCTCGGCGGCCTTGCGATGGGCATGTCCCGCGAGCAGGTCAGGGACCGCTACCAGGAGATCGTCGACTTCTCCGGCATCAACGAGAAGGGCGACTTCATCACCCTCCCGATGCGCACCTACTCCTCCGGCATGGCGGCCCGCCTGCGCTTCTCCATCGCGGCCGCCAAGGACCACGACGTGCTGCTCATCGACGAGGCGCTCGCGACCGGTGACCGCTCCTTCCAGAAGCGTTCCGAGGACCGCATCCGCGAGCTGCGCAAGCACGCGGGCACGGTGTTCCTGGTCAGCCACAGCAACAAGTCCATCCGCGACACCTGCGACCGGGTGCTGTGGCTGGAGCGCGGCGAACTGCGCATGGACGGCCCGACCGACGAGGTCCTGGCGGCCTACGAGGACTTCACGGGCGGCCCCGACAAGGCCAAGCCGCAGCCGAGGGTCGCCGCCTGA